The Pseudomonas sp. KU26590 genomic sequence TCTGCGCAGCGATGCGGCCGAACTCGATGGAATCGATCTTTTCTTCTACTACGTCGCCAACGTTGGCACCCGGATGAGTCAGTGCAACTTTGCTCGGCCACGTTTCGATCGCCGGGTCGTCGAGATCGTCTTCTTCGACGACGGTCCAGCGACGGAAAGTCTCATAGGCACCTGTTTGACGATTGATCTCGACACGCAGGTCTACTTCGTCTTCAAAACGCTTCTTGGTGGCCGTAGCCAGAGCTATCTCAAGCGCTTCAAAAATCACATCGGCCGGTACGCCTTTTTCATTGGATACCGATTCAACAACCAGCAGTACTTCTTTGCTCATCGTACGCCTCGCCTTTCGCAAGCCATTGGATCCGCGGGATCCGCTGTATCTGGCACGTCTTAGTCAAACGTGGGAATAATGTTGGCTTTGTCGATCAGATCGATCGGCAACAGAAACTCGTGATCTTCAACCTGGACCACGACGTCCTGCTCCTCCACCCCGCGGAGAAGGCCTTGAAAGTTGCGTCGACCTTCAAACGGCGAACGCAGCTTTATCTTCACTTGTGCCCCGGCAAATTCCGCAAACTGCTCAATGGTAAACAGTGGGCGTTCCATGCCTGGAGAGGAAACTTCGAGCGTGTATTCGGAGCTGATCGGATCTTCTACATCCAGAATACCGCTGATCTGACGGCTGACGATCGCGCAATCGTCCACCAACACGCCGCCTTCTTTATCGATATAGACGCGCAACATCGAGTGACGCCCCTGAGACGAATACTCGATACCCCAGCATTCATAGCCTAGGGCCACGACCACCGGGGCCAACAAGGCCTGCAACTCTTCTAGCTTGCTCGACACCTGAACCCCCTTGTGCATGCTGCAAATAAAAAATGGGCAAAAGCCCAATCATGAAAAACGCCTGCGAAAAGCGGCGTCATAAAGTGTCCAGCTAACAAAAAGCCCCTGAAAAGGGGCTCCGCTAAAACTGGTTGCGGGGGCTGGATTTGAACCAACGACCTTCGGGTTATGAGCCCGACGAGCTACCAGACTGCTCCACCCCGCGACAAAGCTGGGGCGGAAGTATACGACCGATCCAAATTTGGGTCAATCCGACACATCCACCTACAAGAAAGCCCGCTATTGCGGGCTTTCTTGTTAATTGGTACCGAGAAGGGGACTCGAACCCCTACACCCTATGGGCACAACCACCTCAAGGTTGCGTGTCTACCAATTCCACCACCTCGGCATTACAACTCTTTTGCAGCCCCAAAAACAGCTGCGAATCCGGTGTTACTTTTGTTCTGGAGTGACAGGAACGTCAGCAGGTGCAGCAACTGGTTTCTGTTGCCCTTCCAAAACCGGAACATCATCTGCTGCCGGCTTTTGCTTCACTTCCAATACCGCTGGATTTGGCAAACCTACTTGAGTCAGCTGATGAGCTTTCTCTTTAGCAAAGTAACCTAACCCTAAGCTAGTCATGAAGAAACAGGCGGCAAGTATAGCAGTAAGTTTACTGAGAAAGGTAGAGGAACCTTGTCCACCGAACACAGTATTTGATGCGCCTGCTCCAAATGATGCGCCAGCGTCGGCACCTTTACCCTGCTGCAGCAAAACCAGGGCAACTACGCCCAGAGCACCCAGCAGATGAAGAACGACTACGACTGTTTCCAGCATTTTTTCAGTTTCCCGCGGCGCGAATGATCGCACCGAACTCATCTGCATTCAGGGAGGCGCCACCAATGAGGCCTCCATCGATATCCGGCATGCCGAACAGTTCGGCCGCATTGGCCGCCTTCACGCTGCCGCCATATAGAAGACGCACACCTTGTGCGACTTCAGAATTCTCTTTTTGCAGCTGTGCACGAATCGCTGCGTGCACTTCCTGCGCCTGTTCCGGCGAGGCGGTCAATCCGGTACCAATGGCCCAGACTGGCTCATACGCAATGACCGAATTAACGAAAGCACCGATGCCAAGCTCTTCAATGATGCTGTCCAGCTGCTGCCCGACAACTTCAAGTGTCTTGCCGGCTTCTCGCTCATCGAGTGTCTCACCGATGCAAAGTATCGGAGTCAGACCCGCTGCCTGGGCAGCCTCGAACTTGCGATTCAGGACCTCATTGCTTTCGCCCATTATCTGGCGACGCTCAGAGTGCCCGACGAGCACAAACTTGCAACCTGCATCCGCCAACTGAGTCGACGACACTTCGCCAGTCAACGCGCCCTGACCTGCCTGATGGGCGCAATTCTGCGCACCGACAGCGATCGACTGCCCTTCCAGGCAATCAACCACAAAACTCACGTGCAGGCTCGGCGGGAAGACCGCCACATCTACGCCACCCGGAAGGGCGAGATTTGCAAGGTCCTCGATCAGCTCAGCGACGCTGGCGCGGGTACCGTGCATCTTCCAGTTACCAGCTACCATAGGGCGACGCATGCTGTACCTCGTCGGTCAAAGTGGGCGCAGATGTTACCCAACAGTTTCAACACTGGCAAGCCGAAATCAGGCGCAAACTTCAGCAACCAGTTTTGCCAGTTCATCGGCATACCCGCGAACCAGGATTTCGTCCTCGCCCTCGACCATGACACGCACCAGCGGCTCGGTCCCGGACTTGCGCAGAAGCACACGTCCACGCCCGCCCATGGCGGCGGTCACGCGGTCACAGGCCTCAATAACGGCGGGATGCCTGACCGGATCAACGCCTCCTCCCTCAAAGCGCACATTGATCAATACCTGGGGGCATTTCTTCAGGCCTTCGCGAGATTTGGCGAGGCTCTGCCCGGTACGTTTCATCGACAGCAGTACCTGCAATGCAGCGATGATCGCATCCCCCGTGGTGGTATGCCGGAAGCACACGACATGGCCCGAGTTCTCGCCACCCACCTGCCAATCGCGCTCAAGCAGCTCGGCGATGACATAACGGTCGCCGACGTTCGCGCGCACGAAAGGGATGTCGAGATCCGCAAGTGCCAGCTCCAGCCCAAGGTTGCTCATCAGCGTGCCAACGACACCTCCCTGCAACTGGCCGCGCTCTTGAAGGTCCCGTGCAATGATGTAAAGCAGCTCATCACCATCGACGATCGCGCCGGTATGGTCGACCATCAGCACGCGGTCGCCGTCACCGTCGAAACCGATGCCCAGATCAGCGCCATGCTCGACAACGGCGGCCTGCAGGGCGCCCATGTGGGTGGAACCGCAGTTGTCATTGATGTTGAGCCCGTTTGGGGCCGCTGAAAGCACGGTGACATCGGCGCCAAGCTCACGGAACACGTTCGGCGCCACTTTGTATGTCGCACCATGGGCGCAATCGACAACGAGCTTCAGCCCTTCGAAATCAGTGCTGGTGGGAACGCTGCTCTTGCAGAATTCGATGTAACGGCCCGCAGCGTCGTTGATACGCGAGACCTTGCCGAGTTTCTCGGAGTCCTCAACGGTCATCGGTGAATCGAGCAGCTCTTCGATCATCAGTTCGATTTCATCAGGCAGCTTCGTGCCCTGCCCTGAGAAAAATTTGATGCCGTTGTCATAATGCGGGTTATGCGACGCACTGATCACAATGCCGGCTTCGGCATGAAACGTACGCGTCAGATAGGCGATCGCAGGCGTCGGCATGGGCCCCAGCAGCATCACATCCGCACCGGCGGCAGACAGACCCGCCTCGAGCGCGGACTCGAACATGTAGCCCGAAATACGCGTGTCCTTGCCGACCAGAATCCGACATGCGCCCATTTTGCGGAAGGCCATCCCTGCTGCCCATCCCAACTTCAGCATGAAGTCAGGGGTGATCGGGAATTGGCCGACACGTCCGCGGATACCGTCGGTACCGAAGTATTTTTTAGTGCTCATGGGTGCTCCAGATTTCTTATTTTGCTGATTCAACAGCAGCAATCATACGCACCA encodes the following:
- the rimP gene encoding ribosome maturation factor RimP, whose amino-acid sequence is MSSKLEELQALLAPVVVALGYECWGIEYSSQGRHSMLRVYIDKEGGVLVDDCAIVSRQISGILDVEDPISSEYTLEVSSPGMERPLFTIEQFAEFAGAQVKIKLRSPFEGRRNFQGLLRGVEEQDVVVQVEDHEFLLPIDLIDKANIIPTFD
- the secG gene encoding preprotein translocase subunit SecG, whose protein sequence is MLETVVVVLHLLGALGVVALVLLQQGKGADAGASFGAGASNTVFGGQGSSTFLSKLTAILAACFFMTSLGLGYFAKEKAHQLTQVGLPNPAVLEVKQKPAADDVPVLEGQQKPVAAPADVPVTPEQK
- the tpiA gene encoding triose-phosphate isomerase, with the protein product MRRPMVAGNWKMHGTRASVAELIEDLANLALPGGVDVAVFPPSLHVSFVVDCLEGQSIAVGAQNCAHQAGQGALTGEVSSTQLADAGCKFVLVGHSERRQIMGESNEVLNRKFEAAQAAGLTPILCIGETLDEREAGKTLEVVGQQLDSIIEELGIGAFVNSVIAYEPVWAIGTGLTASPEQAQEVHAAIRAQLQKENSEVAQGVRLLYGGSVKAANAAELFGMPDIDGGLIGGASLNADEFGAIIRAAGN
- the glmM gene encoding phosphoglucosamine mutase — its product is MSTKKYFGTDGIRGRVGQFPITPDFMLKLGWAAGMAFRKMGACRILVGKDTRISGYMFESALEAGLSAAGADVMLLGPMPTPAIAYLTRTFHAEAGIVISASHNPHYDNGIKFFSGQGTKLPDEIELMIEELLDSPMTVEDSEKLGKVSRINDAAGRYIEFCKSSVPTSTDFEGLKLVVDCAHGATYKVAPNVFRELGADVTVLSAAPNGLNINDNCGSTHMGALQAAVVEHGADLGIGFDGDGDRVLMVDHTGAIVDGDELLYIIARDLQERGQLQGGVVGTLMSNLGLELALADLDIPFVRANVGDRYVIAELLERDWQVGGENSGHVVCFRHTTTGDAIIAALQVLLSMKRTGQSLAKSREGLKKCPQVLINVRFEGGGVDPVRHPAVIEACDRVTAAMGGRGRVLLRKSGTEPLVRVMVEGEDEILVRGYADELAKLVAEVCA